One segment of Lytechinus pictus isolate F3 Inbred chromosome 13, Lp3.0, whole genome shotgun sequence DNA contains the following:
- the LOC129274859 gene encoding uncharacterized protein LOC129274859, with the protein MNIHMLVQNSASYEVKTGLKVIFHCAILVSVLSVLAVACYRFIAIAFDPFGSRNLITAPRCIVGSVLMWVLLAVPMLVLKYCSGVYSMFLLLINPIIMFTSLAITAFCYVMTYKDISGAGRDAGGIDQIKSRLKENRKVLATFAVITLTSCICWIVHCFHDILQIYAIYYDNIDAVSNILVALNFVIDPVIYWWRLDEFRNVLRKLVCRSALARRVRRLRGKVEDSSTSGSSKVFSVSDTTKVVNMPMESDA; encoded by the exons atgaatattcatatgttggtccagaactcg GCATCATACGAGGTGAAGACGGGGTTAAAGGTCATCTTTCACTGCGCCATCCTCGTCTCCGTCCTAAGTGTCCTGGCCGTCGCTTGCTACCGCTTCATCGCCATCGCCTTCGACCCCTTCGGAAGTCGTAACCTGATCACCGCGCCCCGCTGCATCGTCGGTAGCGTACTGATGTGGGTCCTGCTGGCCGTGCCGATGCTGGTGCTGAAATACTGCTCGGGCGTCTACAGCAtgttcctcctcctcatcaacCCCATCATCATGTTCACCAGTCTGGCGATCACGGCCTTTTGTTACGTCATGACCTACAAGGATATCTCGGGAGCGGGCAGGGATGCGGGAGGCATTGACCAAATCAAGAGTCGCCTCAAAGAAAATCGAAAG GTTCTGGCCACGTTCGCTGTCATTACTTTGACCAGTTGCATCTGCTGGATCGTGCACTGCTTCCACGATATCCTCCAGATCTACGCCATTTACTACGATAACATCGACGCCGTCAGCAACATCCTCGTCGCCCTCAACTTCGTCATCGACCCGGTCATCTACTGGTGGCGACTGGACGAGTTCCGCAACGTGCTTCGCAAGCTAGTGTGCCGAAGCGCGCTCGCTCGTCGTGTCCGTCGACTACGCGGGAAAGTTGAAGATAGCTCGACGTCGGGTTCATCCAAGGTGTTCAGTGTTTCTGATACGACCAAGGTTGTCAATATGCCGATGGAATCAGATGCctga